The Scyliorhinus canicula chromosome 13, sScyCan1.1, whole genome shotgun sequence genome contains a region encoding:
- the LOC119976520 gene encoding bromodomain-containing protein 2-like isoform X5 has translation MSMSTSIHSQNNFVISPPPPEVSNPKKPGRVTNQVQYMQKVLMKALWKHQFAWPFYQPVDAVKLSLPVSEGYLWGKDYHKIIKQPMDMGTIKRRLENNYYWSASECMQDFNTMFTNCYIYNKPTDDIVLMAQTLEKLFLQKVAQMPQEEVELTPAPKSKHSKGRKTGGVPSVPGGMTMSQVPMVSSVSQPTAYSPPTPEVPIPILDVTQTSVISTPIVHKPSHSPPQSVLAVPPPAQPVTKKKGVKRKADTTTPTTSVVTTSGESSPSVAESKAAKIPVRRESGRPIKPPKKDLPDSQQHQSSKKGKLSEQLKYCNGILKELLSKKHAAYAWPFYKPVDAKALGLHDYHDLIKHPMDLSTIKRKMDEREYQDAQEFAADVRLMFSNCYKYNPPDHDVVAMARKLQDVFEFRFAKMPDEPIEFTPPLAPTPLPPVVTKSSSDSSSNSSSESSSDTETSDDSEEERANRLAELQEQLRAVHEQLAALSQAPMSKPKKKRDKKEKKDKRKRKDKHKVKDEEEKSSKPCKSKAALKKQSKKASGGSSSGSNNKQPKKVKQPPPPPPPPPPGYDSEEEDNCRPMTYDEKRQLSLDINKLPGDKLGRVVHIIQSREPSLRDSNPDEIEIDFETLKPSTLRELERYVMSCLRKKPRKPYSKKQAGKTKEELALEKKKELEKRLQDVSGQLNPSKKPPKKATEKPDPVQPVGPSRLSASSSSSSGSDTSSTSSGSSSSDTSDSDSGYKGSGNPCQRR, from the exons ATGTCCATGTCTACTTCAATTCATTCTCAGAACAATTTTGTCATTAGTCCCCCTCCACCTGAGGTATCCAATCCCAAGAAACCTGGCCGAGTGACTAACCAGGTCCAGTACATGCAGAAAGTGCTGATGAAAGCTCTTTGGAAACACCAGTTTGCGTGGCCATTCTATCAGCCAGTGGATGCAGTGAAACTCAGTCTCCCGGTGAGTGAGGGATACCTATGGGGCAAG GATTACCACAAGATAATCAAGCAACCAATGGACATGGGCACCATTAAGAGGCGTTTAGAAAATAATTATTACTGGAGTGCCAGCGAGTGCATGCAAGACTTCAACACAATGTTTACTAACTGTTACATTTACAACAAG CCCACAGATGACATTGTGCTGATGGCTCAGACTCTGGAAAAGCTTTTTCTGCAGAAGGTGGCGCAGATGCCCCAGGAAGAAGTGGAACTAACGCCTGCACCAAAATCAAAACACTCAAAGGGCCGTAAAACTGGAG GGGTGCCATCTGTCCCTGGAGGAATGACCATGTCTCAGGTCCCAATGGTGTCTTCTGTGTCTCAACCAACAGCCTACTCTCCTCCGACACCAGAAGTGCCCATACCTATTCTTGATGTAACTCAGACGTCGGTCATCTCTACACCAATTGTGCATAAACCCTCGCATTCTCCCCCTCAATCCGTGTTAGCTGTGCCACCCCCTGCACAGCCTGTCACCAAG AAGAAAGGAGTGAAGAGGAAAGCGGATACAACAACTCCAACCACTTCTGTTGTAACCACAAGTGGGGAGTCATCCCcatcagtagctgaaagtaaggcTGCAAAGATTCCGGTTAGGCGGGAAAGCGGCAGACCGATCAAACCGCCAAAGAAAGACTTGCCAGACTCGCAGCAACACCAGAGTTCGAAGAAAGGCAAACTGAGTGAACAGCTGAAGTACTGTAATGGCATCTTGAAAGAGCTGCTGTCGAAGAAGCATGCGGCATACGCCTGGCCCTTTTATAAACCTGTGGACGCCAAAGCCCTTGGGCTTCACGACTACCATGACCTAATCAAGCATCCCATGGACCTGAGCACTATCAAA CGGAAGATGGATGAGCGAGAATACCAGGATGCACAAGAATTTGCAGCCGATGTGAGATTAATGTTCTCGAATTGTTACAAGTATAACCCGCCAGACCATGATGTGGTTGCCATGGCCAGGAAACTGCAG GATGTCTTTGAATTCCGTTTTGCCAAGATGCCGGATGAGCCTATAGAATTTACACCTCCACTTGCACCAACTCCTCTTCCTCCTGTTGTGACCAAATCGTCATCCGATTCTTCTAGTAACAGCAGCAGTGAGAGTTCATCGGACACTGAGACCTCCGATGATTCAGAGGAAGAACGGGCTAATCGTTTGGCAGAACTGCAGGAGCAG CTAAGGGCAGTCCATGAGCAGTTAGCTGCCCTCTCTCAGGCTCCTATGTCCAAACCAAAGAAAAAGCGGGAcaagaaagagaagaaagacaaaaggaagagGAAAGATAAGCACAAAGTGAAAGACGAAGAGGAAAAATCATCCAAACCATGTAAATCGAAAGCTGCACTGAAAAAACAGTCCAAGAAAGCATCTGGAGGCAGCAGTTCTGGAAGTAACAATAA GCAGCCCAAGAAAGTGAAACAACCTCCCCCACCGCCACCACCGCCACCTCCTGGCTATGATTCAGAAGAGGAAGATAACTGCAGGCCCATGACATATGATGAAAAGCGACAGTTGAGCTTGGACATTAATAAACTGCCTGGTGACAAGTTGGGCCGTGTGGTACATATCATTCAATCCCGAGAGCCGTCGCTTAGAGACTCCAACCCTGATGAGATTGAGATAGACTTTGAAACTCTTAAACCATCCACCCTCCGGGAGCTTGAACGCTATGTTATGTCCTGTTTACGGAAGAAACCTCGGAAACCTTACT CCAAGAAACAAGCAGGGAAGACCAAGGAAGAACTGGCTCTGGAAAAGAAGAAGGAGTTAGAAAAACGGCTGCAGGATGTGAGCGGACAGCTGAATCCCAGTAAAAAACCTCCCAAGAAAG CAACTGAAAAGCCAGATCCGGTTCAGCCAGTCGGCCCTTCGCGTCTGAGTGCCAGCAGCAGCAGTTCTTCAGGATCTGACACAAGTAGCACTTCCAGTGGATCGAGTTCATCAGACACCAGTGATTCTGACTCTG